A genomic stretch from Flavobacterium humidisoli includes:
- a CDS encoding YpdA family putative bacillithiol disulfide reductase, whose protein sequence is MIESIYDLIIVGGGPIGLACAIEAEKKKLKYLIIEKGAIVNSIFNYPLYMTFFSTAERLEIGEIPFNCLAPKPGRQEALEYYRNIHRYFKFNINLFEKVNEVQKESNGIFKINTDKQNYQAKNVVIATGFYDIPIEMNIPGENLPKVRHYYKEAHEYAFRKVLVVGANNSSVDAALECWRKGADVTMVIRKNEINNRVKYWVKPDIENRIAEGSIKAYFESNITEIRENEVEIETPNGRITIENDFVLALTGYKPDLSFLERMGIQLSNDELKIPVYNPETMETNVDGLFLAGVVCGGMQTHKWFIENSRVHATMIVDYITSR, encoded by the coding sequence ATGATAGAATCCATATATGACCTTATTATAGTAGGAGGTGGGCCAATTGGTCTTGCCTGCGCAATTGAAGCCGAAAAGAAAAAACTAAAATATTTAATTATAGAAAAGGGTGCAATTGTAAATAGTATTTTCAATTATCCGCTTTACATGACTTTTTTTTCTACTGCAGAAAGATTAGAAATTGGCGAAATTCCTTTTAATTGTCTTGCACCAAAACCGGGACGTCAGGAAGCTTTAGAATATTACAGAAACATTCATCGTTATTTTAAATTCAACATTAATTTATTTGAAAAAGTAAATGAAGTTCAAAAAGAAAGCAATGGGATTTTTAAAATTAATACCGATAAACAAAATTACCAAGCTAAAAATGTGGTGATCGCTACAGGTTTTTATGATATTCCGATAGAGATGAATATTCCTGGAGAAAATCTGCCAAAAGTTCGTCATTATTATAAAGAAGCGCACGAGTATGCTTTTAGAAAAGTTTTGGTTGTTGGAGCTAATAATTCGTCAGTTGATGCAGCTTTGGAATGCTGGCGAAAAGGTGCTGATGTCACAATGGTTATTCGTAAAAACGAAATCAATAATCGAGTAAAATATTGGGTAAAGCCAGATATAGAAAATCGTATCGCGGAAGGAAGTATAAAAGCTTATTTTGAATCTAATATTACAGAAATTAGAGAAAATGAAGTTGAAATTGAAACTCCAAACGGCAGAATTACAATTGAAAACGATTTTGTTCTGGCCTTAACGGGCTATAAACCAGATTTGAGCTTTCTGGAAAGAATGGGAATCCAACTTTCAAATGATGAATTAAAAATTCCTGTATATAATCCTGAAACGATGGAAACTAATGTTGACGGATTATTTCTTGCAGGTGTTGTCTGCGGTGGAATGCAGACGCATAAATGGTTTATAGAAAACTCAAGAGTACATGCCACAATGATTGTAGATTATATAACTTCGAGATAA
- a CDS encoding CYTH domain-containing protein — protein MVEIERKFLVKSNDFKSQAFTQNNIAQGYLSSAPERTVRIRIKGHKGFITIKGISNSGGMSRFEWENEIPLDEAQELLKLCEKGKIEKTRYEIKSGDHIFEVDEFYGENEGLVMAEIELNSENETFEKPEWLGEEVTNDERYYNAYLSKNPFKDWQK, from the coding sequence ATGGTCGAAATAGAAAGAAAGTTTCTTGTAAAATCCAATGATTTCAAGAGTCAAGCTTTTACTCAGAATAATATTGCTCAAGGTTATTTGAGTTCTGCTCCCGAGCGTACAGTTCGGATTAGAATTAAAGGGCATAAAGGCTTTATAACCATAAAAGGAATAAGCAATAGCGGAGGTATGTCTCGTTTTGAATGGGAAAATGAGATTCCGTTAGATGAAGCACAAGAACTGTTGAAATTATGCGAAAAGGGCAAAATTGAAAAAACACGTTACGAAATAAAATCTGGAGATCATATTTTTGAAGTAGATGAATTTTATGGAGAAAATGAGGGTTTGGTAATGGCTGAAATCGAGTTAAACTCTGAAAATGAAACTTTTGAAAAACCTGAATGGCTGGGTGAAGAAGTAACAAACGACGAAAGATATTACAATGCTTACTTAAGCAAAAATCCTTTTAAAGACTGGCAAAAATAA
- a CDS encoding OmpA family protein, producing MSKKALYLLGIAITIILGTFLYLKFCCNCCEKTTTDITPKTVPPTAAEPNFVPFVLNGPGLNYQTNDNLKFLKNSAKLIMPVSDSVTTGIDNLKKFLEANPKQKITITGYATSDETNSTTFENLGLARANDVKNYFVSEGLSENQFSTKGTILDKWKMSGDTLLGPAEYLFETIDSVATSNDEWSVLKEKINADPLILHFNTNKSSQKLSDVEKQKVTDIVKYAKNVKDAVIVVVGHSDNVGNRDSNIILGQKRADFSKDYLSKNGIDNAKIETQSKGPDEPIGNNTTAEGKASNRRTVITIK from the coding sequence ATGTCTAAAAAAGCACTTTACTTGTTAGGCATTGCAATAACCATCATTTTGGGTACTTTTTTATATCTGAAATTTTGCTGCAACTGCTGTGAAAAAACAACAACGGACATTACTCCAAAAACAGTTCCTCCTACTGCCGCAGAGCCAAATTTTGTTCCGTTTGTATTAAATGGTCCTGGACTTAATTATCAGACAAATGATAATTTAAAGTTCCTTAAAAATAGTGCAAAGCTTATTATGCCTGTGAGTGACTCGGTCACAACTGGCATTGATAACTTAAAGAAATTCTTAGAAGCAAATCCGAAACAGAAAATTACAATAACTGGTTACGCAACTTCGGACGAAACCAATTCTACTACTTTTGAAAATCTTGGTTTGGCAAGGGCCAATGATGTTAAGAATTATTTTGTTTCTGAAGGACTGTCAGAAAATCAGTTTTCTACTAAAGGAACCATTTTAGATAAATGGAAAATGAGCGGTGATACGCTCTTAGGGCCTGCGGAATACTTATTTGAAACGATAGATTCTGTTGCAACATCAAATGATGAGTGGAGTGTACTAAAGGAAAAAATAAATGCTGATCCGTTAATTCTACATTTTAATACAAATAAATCTAGCCAGAAATTAAGCGATGTTGAAAAGCAAAAAGTTACTGACATCGTCAAATACGCCAAGAATGTAAAAGATGCGGTTATTGTAGTTGTTGGGCATTCTGATAACGTTGGAAATCGCGATTCAAACATTATTTTAGGACAAAAAAGAGCCGATTTTTCTAAAGATTATCTCTCTAAAAACGGAATCGATAATGCGAAAATTGAAACACAATCTAAAGGTCCGGATGAGCCTATTGGCAATAATACTACTGCAGAAGGAAAAGCTTCAAATAGAAGAACTGTAATTACCATTAAATAA
- a CDS encoding o-succinylbenzoate synthase, translated as MKASYQKYLLEFKRPSGTSRGIMTEKETWFIILEENGKKGIGECGILRGLSADDREDYEEKLKWTCDNIHLGETELWNSLLEFPSIQFGLEMAFLSLKSENPFILFPSDFTKNTASIPINGLVWMGEAAFMKQQIEEKLADGFNCIKLKIGAIDFNKELELLQFIRTHFSPEEIEIRVDANGAFSSIEALNKLNQLHQFQLHSIEQPIKKGQIEKMAELCKQTPFSIALDEELIGVFLFEEKEKLLQEIQPQYIILKPSFVGGFRGTQEWITLAEKYNIGWWITSALESNIGLNAIAQWTFTLKSDMPQGLGTGALYTNNIDCPLEVKNGQLWYNFSKNWESFKGTE; from the coding sequence ATGAAAGCATCTTATCAAAAATATTTATTAGAGTTTAAACGTCCGTCAGGAACTTCAAGAGGAATTATGACCGAGAAAGAAACTTGGTTTATAATTCTGGAAGAAAATGGCAAAAAAGGAATAGGAGAGTGCGGTATACTTCGTGGCTTAAGTGCAGATGACCGTGAGGACTATGAAGAAAAACTAAAATGGACTTGCGATAATATTCATTTAGGAGAAACCGAACTTTGGAATTCCTTATTAGAATTTCCTTCTATTCAATTTGGCTTAGAAATGGCTTTTTTGTCTCTTAAAAGCGAAAATCCATTTATTTTATTCCCTTCAGATTTTACAAAAAACACTGCTTCAATTCCTATAAACGGATTAGTTTGGATGGGCGAAGCTGCTTTTATGAAACAGCAAATAGAAGAGAAATTGGCCGACGGTTTTAACTGTATAAAACTTAAAATTGGCGCTATTGATTTTAATAAAGAACTAGAATTATTGCAATTCATAAGGACTCATTTTTCTCCAGAAGAAATAGAAATCAGAGTAGATGCTAATGGTGCTTTTTCTTCAATAGAAGCTTTAAATAAATTGAATCAATTACATCAATTTCAACTCCATAGTATAGAGCAGCCAATTAAAAAAGGTCAAATTGAAAAAATGGCAGAATTGTGCAAACAAACTCCATTTTCAATTGCTTTAGACGAAGAGCTTATTGGAGTGTTTTTATTTGAAGAAAAAGAAAAATTGCTCCAAGAAATCCAACCTCAATATATTATTTTAAAACCAAGCTTTGTCGGCGGTTTTCGTGGCACACAAGAATGGATTACCCTTGCAGAAAAGTATAATATAGGTTGGTGGATTACTTCGGCATTAGAAAGTAATATCGGATTGAATGCCATTGCGCAATGGACCTTTACTTTAAAATCAGATATGCCACAAGGTTTAGGAACAGGAGCTTTATATACTAATAATATAGATTGTCCGCTTGAAGTGAAAAATGGCCAACTTTGGTATAATTTTTCTAAAAATTGGGAAAGTTTCAAAGGTACAGAGTGA
- a CDS encoding tetratricopeptide repeat protein gives MKSVAIKASSQNTTFKQILFLLFIAISSNAFAQKDGYWDKERATTKEIMVPARDRVSIPTEDLPVGTTEIVYRITLLDKNQEMANSLVSVLKAIPDPTGISQGSAGAVFLMSKISGDDKCTYSIFTSNENAKKYISDGRIDNACYSQAEPVSKDAKRLSVNKSSCLKEDISTIWFGLESKNWILSQKVVIEVVPWVDVKLSRGWNQDNKNEIISLCKTSTMAQKMANSDDFCVCILNKIMKQYRYDEFQKLLAVEKTKVYKDFGNSCYKDADISKNVFNDLRTQVASLIKAQKYNEAIPKLNTIVSEGKATALDYSSLGYCYILTKQYAKALKVLLEGEKLDDTELLVKLNLAHTYLVSDDYSAAKAIYKKYQTQNVTDSLSWIAKTKLDFAAFEKAGLPTKDFEKILKLYN, from the coding sequence GTGAAATCTGTGGCAATTAAAGCATCATCACAAAATACAACTTTCAAACAAATCCTATTCTTACTATTTATCGCAATTTCCAGTAATGCGTTTGCACAAAAAGACGGTTATTGGGATAAAGAACGAGCTACAACCAAAGAAATTATGGTTCCGGCACGTGATAGAGTTTCTATACCAACAGAAGATTTACCGGTTGGGACTACAGAAATTGTATACAGAATAACACTTTTAGACAAGAATCAAGAGATGGCCAATAGTTTGGTCTCTGTGTTAAAAGCAATTCCAGATCCAACAGGAATAAGTCAGGGTTCAGCTGGTGCGGTTTTCCTGATGTCAAAAATTTCAGGAGATGATAAATGTACTTATTCGATTTTTACATCTAATGAAAATGCTAAAAAATATATTTCAGACGGTAGAATTGACAATGCCTGCTATTCTCAGGCAGAACCTGTAAGCAAAGATGCCAAACGTCTATCTGTGAACAAATCATCATGTTTAAAAGAAGATATTAGCACTATTTGGTTTGGCCTTGAAAGCAAAAATTGGATTTTGAGTCAGAAAGTTGTTATAGAAGTGGTGCCTTGGGTTGATGTTAAATTAAGCCGTGGTTGGAATCAAGACAATAAAAATGAAATTATAAGTTTGTGCAAAACTTCTACAATGGCACAAAAAATGGCCAATTCGGATGATTTCTGTGTTTGCATTTTAAATAAAATTATGAAGCAATATCGTTACGACGAGTTTCAAAAATTATTAGCCGTAGAAAAGACAAAAGTGTACAAAGATTTTGGAAACAGCTGTTACAAAGATGCCGATATTTCTAAAAATGTATTCAACGATTTGAGAACGCAAGTCGCTTCTTTAATTAAAGCTCAAAAATACAATGAGGCAATTCCAAAGTTAAACACAATTGTTAGCGAAGGCAAAGCAACTGCATTAGATTACAGTTCTTTAGGCTATTGCTATATTTTGACCAAACAATATGCGAAAGCATTAAAAGTTCTTTTAGAAGGTGAAAAATTGGATGATACTGAATTATTAGTGAAATTAAATCTAGCACATACTTATTTAGTAAGCGACGATTATAGTGCCGCTAAAGCGATTTACAAAAAATACCAAACACAAAATGTAACAGATAGCTTAAGCTGGATTGCCAAAACAAAATTAGACTTTGCAGCATTTGAAAAAGCAGGACTTCCGACCAAGGATTTTGAAAAAATCTTAAAATTATATAATTAA
- a CDS encoding metal-dependent hydrolase: MKITYYGHASLGIEVGGKHIIVDPFITGNPQAASINLSTIKADYILLTHAHSDHVLDVEAIAKNTNAVIVSNAEIASHYAKKGFNSHPMNHGGSWKFDFGKVKYVNAIHSSSFSDGTYGGNPGGFVIEGEHKNIYIAGDTALTYDMKLIPLRTKLDLVILPIGDNFTMDVEDAIIASDFVECDKVLGYHFDTFGYIEINHEEAIRKFFDKGKDLMLLPIGDSIEL, encoded by the coding sequence ATGAAAATTACATACTACGGACATGCTTCATTAGGAATTGAAGTAGGAGGGAAACATATCATAGTGGATCCATTTATTACTGGAAATCCACAAGCAGCATCAATCAATCTTAGTACAATAAAAGCCGATTATATCTTATTGACGCATGCACACTCAGATCACGTTTTAGACGTTGAGGCGATTGCAAAAAATACCAATGCGGTTATTGTTTCTAATGCAGAAATTGCAAGTCATTATGCGAAAAAAGGATTCAATTCGCACCCAATGAATCACGGTGGAAGTTGGAAATTTGATTTCGGAAAGGTAAAATATGTAAACGCAATTCACTCAAGCAGTTTTTCTGATGGTACATACGGAGGAAATCCTGGAGGTTTTGTAATCGAAGGAGAACATAAAAATATCTATATCGCTGGAGACACTGCTTTGACTTACGATATGAAATTGATTCCGCTTCGTACAAAATTAGATTTAGTAATTCTTCCAATTGGAGACAACTTTACAATGGATGTAGAAGATGCTATTATCGCTTCAGATTTTGTAGAATGTGACAAAGTTTTAGGGTATCACTTTGACACTTTTGGCTATATAGAAATCAATCATGAAGAAGCAATCCGCAAATTTTTCGATAAAGGAAAAGATTTAATGCTTTTACCAATCGGAGATTCTATTGAATTATAA
- the menA gene encoding 1,4-dihydroxy-2-naphthoate octaprenyltransferase, producing the protein MKHWIEAARLRTLPLSVSGIIVGSIYALSNPTETINTPTEVFSWKVFGFALLTTLGLQVLSNFANDYGDGVKGTDNADRVGPQRAIQSGIISPQAMKKAIIITSLLTLLSAIVLIYFAFGKDNFGYSIFFLLLGIAAIVSAIRYTVGNSAYGYRGFGDLFVFIFFGLVSTLGVNFLYAKEVDPLLILPAVAIGLLSVGVLNLNNMRDQESDKKSGKNTIVVQIGAKRAKNYHFFLIITAMVLVVVFAILSDYNFDQYLFLLAYIPLTKHLITVYKNQDPKLLDPELKKLALSTFLLSILLTVCMISLISDIIVNLFLGGR; encoded by the coding sequence ATGAAACATTGGATTGAAGCCGCTAGATTGCGCACATTACCTTTATCAGTTTCCGGAATTATAGTTGGAAGTATTTATGCATTGTCAAATCCAACAGAAACGATTAACACTCCAACAGAAGTATTCAGCTGGAAAGTTTTTGGTTTTGCTCTATTGACAACGTTAGGATTACAGGTTTTATCCAATTTTGCAAACGATTATGGCGATGGAGTAAAAGGAACTGATAATGCTGATCGAGTAGGGCCACAACGCGCTATTCAGAGTGGTATTATTTCGCCTCAGGCAATGAAAAAAGCCATTATTATTACTTCCCTTTTAACGTTATTGTCTGCAATCGTATTAATTTATTTTGCTTTCGGAAAAGACAATTTCGGATATTCAATCTTTTTTCTATTATTAGGTATCGCGGCTATTGTTTCTGCTATTCGTTATACCGTTGGTAATTCTGCTTATGGTTATAGAGGATTTGGAGATTTATTCGTTTTCATTTTCTTCGGATTAGTGAGTACGTTAGGAGTGAACTTTTTATACGCAAAAGAAGTTGATCCGCTCTTGATTCTTCCAGCCGTTGCAATCGGATTATTGAGTGTTGGGGTTCTAAATCTAAACAATATGCGCGATCAGGAATCAGATAAAAAATCGGGCAAAAATACAATTGTGGTGCAAATAGGAGCGAAAAGAGCTAAAAACTATCACTTTTTTCTAATAATCACTGCAATGGTGTTAGTAGTTGTATTTGCTATTTTAAGCGATTACAACTTCGACCAATACTTGTTTTTATTGGCTTATATTCCGTTGACAAAACATTTAATCACGGTTTACAAAAATCAAGATCCAAAATTATTAGATCCAGAATTGAAGAAACTTGCATTAAGCACATTCTTGCTTTCTATATTACTTACAGTATGTATGATTTCTTTGATTTCAGACATTATTGTAAACCTCTTTTTAGGAGGTAGATAA
- a CDS encoding 1,4-dihydroxy-2-naphthoyl-CoA synthase: MDWITAREFEDITYKKCNGVARIAFNRPNVRNAFRPKTTSELYQAFYDAQEDTSIGVVLLSAEGPSTKDGVYSFCSGGDQNARGHQGYVGDDGQHRLNILEVQRLIRFMPKVVIAVVPGWAVGGGHSLHVVCDMTLASKEHAIFKQTDADVTSFDGGYGSAYLAKMVGQKKAREIFFLGRNYSAQEAFEMGMVNAVIPHDELEATAYEWAQEILQKSPTSIKMLKFAMNLTDDGMVGQQVFAGEATRLAYMTEEAKEGRNAFLEKRKPNFGENKWLP; the protein is encoded by the coding sequence ATGGATTGGATTACAGCCAGAGAATTTGAAGATATAACTTATAAAAAATGCAATGGAGTAGCGAGAATAGCCTTTAACAGACCTAATGTTAGAAATGCATTTCGTCCTAAAACTACTTCAGAATTATACCAAGCTTTTTATGATGCACAAGAAGATACTTCGATTGGTGTAGTTTTACTTTCAGCTGAAGGACCTTCAACAAAAGACGGAGTTTATTCTTTCTGCAGTGGAGGAGATCAAAATGCACGTGGACACCAAGGATACGTTGGAGACGACGGACAACACCGTTTAAATATTCTAGAAGTGCAGCGTTTAATTCGTTTTATGCCTAAAGTAGTCATTGCAGTGGTTCCAGGATGGGCTGTAGGCGGTGGGCACAGTTTGCACGTAGTTTGCGATATGACGCTTGCAAGTAAAGAACACGCCATTTTTAAACAAACTGATGCAGACGTGACAAGTTTTGACGGTGGTTACGGATCGGCATATTTAGCTAAAATGGTAGGTCAGAAAAAAGCTCGTGAAATTTTCTTTTTAGGTAGAAATTATTCTGCTCAAGAAGCTTTTGAAATGGGTATGGTAAATGCTGTAATTCCACATGACGAGTTAGAAGCTACTGCTTATGAGTGGGCGCAGGAAATTCTTCAAAAATCACCAACATCTATAAAAATGCTAAAATTTGCAATGAACTTGACAGACGACGGAATGGTTGGACAACAGGTTTTTGCAGGAGAAGCAACTCGTTTAGCTTACATGACCGAAGAAGCAAAAGAAGGAAGAAACGCTTTCTTAGAGAAAAGAAAACCAAACTTCGGTGAAAATAAGTGGTTACCATAA
- a CDS encoding S1 RNA-binding domain-containing protein yields MLEIGKYNTLTILRDTKVGLFLGDPENDPDGVHDVLLPNKYVPKVFEIGEELIVFVYLDHEQRPVATTLVPYILLNEFALLRVNYINNVGAFMDWGMEKDILVPFKEQARPMEKGKRYLVYLYLDTQTNRLVASSKTNQFLSNEKLTVEKGEEVDLIVSHITEMGINVIINERHKGLLYKDEVYDDSIRTGDRMRGYIKNIRPDNKIDVALQPQGVESIEPNADKILSELRASRGFLRLNDNSHPEDIKTVLKMSKKSFKKAIGSLYKEKLIEIKEDGIYLIN; encoded by the coding sequence ATGCTAGAAATAGGAAAATACAATACCCTAACTATACTGCGTGACACCAAAGTTGGTTTGTTTTTAGGAGATCCTGAGAACGATCCAGATGGCGTTCACGATGTTTTGCTTCCCAATAAATATGTACCAAAAGTATTTGAAATTGGCGAAGAATTAATCGTTTTTGTTTACTTAGATCATGAACAGCGACCAGTTGCTACAACTTTGGTTCCGTATATTTTACTTAATGAGTTTGCTCTTTTGAGAGTAAATTACATTAATAATGTTGGTGCGTTTATGGATTGGGGTATGGAAAAAGATATCTTGGTTCCGTTTAAAGAACAAGCGCGTCCGATGGAAAAAGGAAAACGCTATTTGGTTTATTTATATTTAGACACACAAACCAATCGTTTGGTTGCTTCAAGTAAAACCAATCAATTTTTGAGTAATGAAAAGTTGACTGTTGAAAAAGGCGAAGAAGTGGATTTAATCGTGTCTCATATTACCGAAATGGGGATTAATGTTATTATAAACGAACGCCATAAAGGTCTTTTGTATAAAGATGAAGTTTATGATGATTCAATAAGAACCGGCGACAGAATGCGCGGTTATATTAAAAACATTCGTCCTGACAACAAAATTGATGTTGCGCTTCAGCCTCAAGGGGTTGAGAGTATCGAACCAAATGCAGATAAGATTTTAAGTGAATTAAGAGCTAGCAGAGGTTTCCTTCGTTTAAACGATAATTCTCATCCAGAAGACATTAAAACAGTTTTGAAAATGAGTAAAAAGTCATTCAAAAAAGCAATAGGTTCTCTGTACAAAGAAAAACTGATCGAAATTAAAGAAGACGGAATTTATCTAATAAATTAA
- a CDS encoding DUF2853 family protein produces MSKREELIKKYTTDLKEKCGITADVDLLTKVTIACGPSIYNDDASTVASSQQSELDTVKNNFLIKKLGLNSGPDLDKGIDAVMEKYGKSNKNKYRAVVYYLLTVHFKKESIFK; encoded by the coding sequence ATGAGCAAGAGAGAAGAATTAATTAAGAAGTACACGACTGATTTAAAAGAGAAATGTGGTATTACAGCTGATGTAGATTTACTAACAAAAGTTACAATTGCTTGCGGTCCATCAATTTATAATGATGACGCCTCTACAGTAGCTTCTTCGCAACAATCAGAATTGGATACCGTAAAAAACAACTTTCTAATTAAGAAATTAGGTTTGAATAGTGGTCCAGATTTAGATAAAGGAATTGATGCTGTTATGGAAAAATACGGAAAATCAAATAAAAACAAATATAGAGCTGTAGTTTATTATTTACTTACTGTACATTTTAAAAAAGAAAGCATCTTTAAATAA
- the menD gene encoding 2-succinyl-5-enolpyruvyl-6-hydroxy-3-cyclohexene-1-carboxylic-acid synthase, which translates to MIYPKIALAQSIIEILSAKGIVNIIISPGSRNAPLTIGFAQNPNFTCYSIADERCAAFFALGIAQQTQKPTAIVCTSGSALLNYYPAFAEAFYSQIPLIVISADRPQSKIDIGDGQTIRQENVFSNHSVFNANLTEEASEENDLKINLAIETAILKKGPVHINAPFEEPLYETTEELSVQPIITNPESEVFPQTIENSDDVVSIWNTAKQKLILVGVNEANAIDKEVIENLASDPSIVVLTETTSNLHHPSFINSIDTLITPFDDFDFKKFNPEVLITFGGMVVSKRIKGFLRKYKPEQHWHIDTLRAYDTFGALTKHFEMQPNDFFKNLLSKTSFVKSNYFKNVDAVYQTRLERRKEYLSKIEFSDFKVFEKVIESLPKNSLLQISNSSAIRYAQLIDIDSSIEVFCNRGTSGIDGSTSTAIGAAVGNKKQTVFVTGDISFLYDSNALWNSYIPKNFKIILINNGGGGIFRILPGHQEKPVFNTYFETSHNLTAEHLAKMYSFNYYTAKDNESLESGIQSLYSSDDLPAILEVFTPTFENDQILKQYFKYLY; encoded by the coding sequence ATGATTTACCCCAAAATAGCGCTTGCACAAAGCATTATCGAAATTTTATCTGCCAAAGGCATTGTTAATATAATAATTTCTCCAGGATCTAGAAATGCACCATTAACTATTGGATTTGCTCAAAATCCAAATTTTACCTGCTACAGTATTGCAGATGAGCGATGTGCCGCTTTTTTTGCTCTAGGAATTGCACAGCAAACCCAAAAGCCAACTGCAATTGTTTGTACTTCAGGATCGGCTTTATTGAATTATTATCCCGCTTTCGCGGAAGCGTTTTACAGCCAAATTCCTTTAATTGTAATTTCTGCTGATCGTCCGCAGAGTAAAATTGATATTGGCGACGGCCAAACGATTCGTCAGGAAAATGTTTTCTCTAATCATTCGGTTTTTAATGCAAATTTGACCGAAGAAGCTTCGGAGGAAAATGATCTAAAAATCAATTTGGCAATTGAAACCGCAATTCTAAAGAAAGGTCCAGTTCATATTAATGCACCTTTTGAAGAACCTTTGTACGAAACAACAGAAGAACTTTCTGTACAGCCGATAATTACAAATCCTGAATCAGAAGTTTTTCCCCAAACCATAGAAAATAGCGACGATGTAGTTTCTATTTGGAATACTGCAAAGCAAAAATTAATCTTAGTTGGGGTTAACGAAGCAAATGCAATTGACAAAGAAGTTATTGAAAATTTAGCTTCAGATCCATCAATTGTTGTGCTAACAGAAACAACATCAAATCTACATCATCCTAGTTTTATCAATTCAATAGACACTTTAATTACTCCTTTTGATGATTTTGATTTTAAGAAGTTTAACCCTGAGGTTTTAATAACTTTTGGAGGTATGGTTGTCTCAAAAAGAATTAAAGGATTTTTACGAAAATACAAGCCAGAACAACATTGGCACATTGATACTTTAAGAGCATATGATACATTTGGAGCATTGACAAAACATTTTGAGATGCAACCTAATGATTTCTTTAAAAATCTGCTTTCAAAAACATCTTTTGTAAAAAGCAATTATTTTAAAAATGTAGATGCTGTTTACCAAACGAGATTAGAGAGAAGAAAAGAATATTTAAGTAAAATTGAATTTTCTGATTTTAAAGTTTTCGAAAAAGTAATTGAATCACTTCCTAAAAACAGTCTGCTGCAAATTAGCAACAGTTCTGCAATTCGCTATGCGCAATTAATCGATATTGATAGTTCTATTGAAGTATTCTGTAATCGCGGGACAAGCGGAATTGATGGAAGCACTTCTACAGCAATTGGAGCGGCAGTTGGAAATAAAAAGCAAACTGTTTTTGTAACTGGAGACATTAGTTTCTTGTACGATAGCAATGCTTTATGGAATTCGTACATTCCAAAAAACTTCAAGATTATTTTGATTAATAATGGAGGAGGAGGAATCTTTAGGATTTTGCCAGGCCATCAAGAAAAACCTGTTTTTAATACCTACTTTGAAACATCTCATAATCTTACTGCCGAACATTTGGCTAAGATGTATAGTTTTAATTATTATACAGCAAAAGATAATGAATCTTTAGAAAGCGGAATACAATCATTATATAGTTCAGATGATTTACCAGCAATTTTGGAAGTGTTTACGCCAACATTTGAGAATGATCAGATTTTAAAACAATATTTTAAATATCTATATTAA